Genomic segment of Primulina tabacum isolate GXHZ01 chromosome 11, ASM2559414v2, whole genome shotgun sequence:
CACATAGCCTTGACCAAATCAACATTATTTCTCACCAACCAATGGAGTGGTCATGAGACTTGCAGCTGTTAGAAATTCATTTAATCCCTTTTCTCGTGCCTAAACATTTCGTATTCTTCTACAgattcaacatttaaatttctACTAGAACAATGGAAAGAACAACTTCCCTCTGGCTACTTGCTTAAGAAAGCATTCGTAGATCAACCATTTGAAGAAGATGCTTGTCATTGTCACTTTGAGTTTGTAAGCGACAAAACTGAAAGTAGTGATTCAGAACTAGAATTAAAATACCAGTGGTTTATCGGAGAGAGAACTCCTAATTTTTCTGCCGTTAATGGTGCAGTAAGAGAGGTATGGCAGGCGTTTTTTAAGCATTCATGCTTTGATGAGcttatatttatttgtttatcATCAAGTAATACAAAGATTTCTGTAAACTTCGTCAGGTTTTCATACCAAGTCGTAATGATATAGGCAGAGTTCTGAAAGTGGAGTGTACACCAGTTGTAGGAGGCACTGAATATCCTACCATTTTTGCGATATCTTCTCCAGTTTTTCCAGGTGTAATTTTTCTCACATAATTGATGAAATATGTGGACTTACCCTGTTGTTCATTTAAATGATGACGATGTAACCATTATTTACATGTTGACTAATTTTACAGGGATCAAAGTGATACATGCATCATCTTGCATTTGCCCTGCAATATGTTCACTAGTTTGTGGGTGCCATATTATGCAAAATCAATTATTAACAAAGAATAACTGGCTGAATTACTCAAACCTAAGAAAATAGTGTCTGAGGCTGGTCGAGGAAAAGGGTGGTCTTGTCATTCCTAATGTGTTTTTCAAGAGTTCAAAGCATGAGATAATCTATTATTTAAGTAAAAAAATGAATCAGAAAATACTTTGCTCAAGACCACCCTTTTCCTCGACCAGCCTCAGACACTATTTTCTTAGGTTTGAGTAATTCAGCTCAAAGCATGAGATAATCTATTATTTAAGTAAAAAAATGAATCAGAAAATACTTTGCTCAATAGTTTCACCAAAATCGAGTTCAACTTGATTTTGTAGAGAtgagtttttttaattattgcaGTTAAAGCATTTTTTATTGGAAAAATAGGGTAAGATATTGCTTTCTCTATTTTCTTCATTTTCGACCTGTCATGGCATGCCTTTTCTATTCTCTATCAAAGAATGATATTTGTTCCCAGTTGTTGATCATGTACCTGTCTTTTCTTCTATATTGAGTTTTCTATTATCATCCACCAGCATTGTAGTTATTACCGTGATGGTGCTCACTAGACAAAATATGATGTGTCTTTATTAGAAGTTCGTCATTCAAACCGGTGTatccatcaattaattattgttatcCTTCTGAAGGCACTGGAATCCCTAAGGTCATAAATATTGATGTGCATGGAGAGCTCGTGGAGGGAAACACACTTAAAGGGTATGCTGAGGTTGTATGGTGTGGTGGGACTCCAGGGAAAGGTGTTGCTAGGTAAAGATCATTGTTGGTTGTCGTATGAAGCACTTGGATTTCTATTATACTCTCCATGAGAAATAATGTCCTTTTAATGTGTGAGAATCACTGTATTTCTTCTGTAGCTGGCTTAGACGAAGATGGAATAGCAGCCCAGTGGTGATCACTGgtgctgaagaagaagaatacCAATTGACCCTAGATGATGTCGATTCGTGTTTGGTTTATATGTATACCCCTGTAACTGACGAAGGTACCAAAGGGGAACCTCAGTATGCGATCACTGAGTATGTAAAAGCAGGTGTGGGTTTGATATATGTAATATTCATCCTTCTTTAATAGTATCAATTATAATATGTGACAAGAGGCATTGTTGTTTGAATCGTGAGATGCCTCTATGATTTCACTTTCTAATGCAGGAAACATGCATAGACCGGAAAATTGACACGACCAAGAGCATAACACACACATATTTGGCACTTGCTTTTCTGGCTTGGTTTTATAATAATCTCTTTACACCAAGAATCATTAGTATTTGGACATCAGATCAAAGATTATTTCCAATAATGAACACCTCCCTTCAAAAAGAAATGTCTCATTTCGATTTCCTTTTGCCTGAACTATTATGTTCACGTACTTTACATCTTCTtaacttaaaaaaaaactttattattttttgtgggCAGCTCCTCCTTCTGTCAGTAATGTACAAGTTATTGGAGAGGCTGTTGAAGAATGTACTATCAGAGGAGTAGGGGAGTATTTTGGAGGACGACAAGGCCCTATCAAGTTTGAATGGTTGCGTGAAGATAAGGACACTGGGTTGGTGTTCATCCCTTTGTATTATTCCACTGTCGAGTCAATCAATTAGTTTAATAATTTGTTCtgtaatttgattattatttttagttgaTTGGTTTAATCATCTGGCTGATTATATACTGTTTGCACCTGTCTCATTAAGGTTTTTGGCTTGCTGCTATGGAAGCTGTCATTTTGTGATAACAAATGCAGCAGAATTTTTACTTGTGTTTTTCCCTTTTTGCTAATTGAAGTCTATTTATTTCTGTGGGCTGTGGCTCATGGTACTTGGCAGGCATTATTTTTCTGATCCTTGAGCTTTTTTGGTTTGATCAAAAATCTGATTTTTAGCTGTTTACCATACTCTTGCAGTGTATTCACATCGGTTTCAACTGGTACAAATGAATATACCTTATCCAGAGAAGATATAGGACGGCGATTGACTTTTGTCTATACACCTGTGAATTTTGAAGGTAAGCTTCATTTTTTGGTGGTTCAAGTCTTCAGTCTCCTGTTTCAGCTTTGCATCATGATTTCCTATTAGCACTAGCAGCAATTGAACTTTTTGGGTGTTTTGATGATTTCCAGGGAAGGAAGGGAAGTCTTTGTCAGCATCATCTGAAATGGTTAAGCGGGGTATGTTTACAGCCAGTCTGAGTTACGAAGTTCGGCTACTAGTATACAGCATTTAGTACCTTATTTGTGCAACAATTCTAACTACCAACTACCTATTTGTAGTTTGTTGGTTCTTTTTATTGTGATATCACCAGCTTTTCCATCCTCAACATGCTTTTCTAGTGATGCCATTACTGGCCGTTGtcattttcattattttgttCCATTCTCTCACTTACTCACAAATTACAGCTCCTCCAAAAGCATCAAATTTGAAGATAATAGGTGGATTGGAGGAAGGAAGTAAGATTTCTGTGACAGCTATCGTCATTGGAGGAACTGAAGCTTCCAGCAGAGTTCAGTGGTTCAAAAGTAATTCCTCTCGTTTTGAGGGTGATAATGGTCTCGATGCATTAAGTACATCCAAAATTGCCAAAGTAAGAAGCACCTACTTTTAGCTGTTCATCTACAAATTGTAAATTTTCAGACGTGCATCAGCTTAACTTTTTCTTTCTAGGCTTATCGCATACCTTTAGGTGCTGTTGGCAAATACCTTATTGCAAAATTTACACCAATGACCCCAGATGGTGAAGCTGGTGAACCAGCATATGTTACATCTGAAACATCTGTTGTAGGTGAGTTCCTTCtgttgaaatatttttcaaCCAGTTTGAAAAAGGATTCAGGCGATTGCGGATTTCCAGGTTTCCTGAAATAAGCAAATAAGGGGAAGTTAATCGTATTCTTGTCCCAGTAGCTTCCAAACATGTTTAGAGGGCCAGTAGTTCCttcagtttattattgtttcATTTACACGTGTCTTGATTTGTATACTCAGTGAACGTTCATCAATATAATTTGTTTACATTATTTGTTTATTCAGCTACTGTGCAGTAACACTGATGTTTCATGCAGCTCTTCCACCCACTCTAAACTTTTTGTCTATTACGGGTGATTACTCGGAAGGTGGAATTTTGACAGCATCTTATGGTTATGTTGGGGGTCATGAGGGGAAGAGTATCTATAATTGGTACATTCATGAGGTAAATGATATCTTATTAAGCAGGCAAATGTATTTACCTACTCCTTAACCTATATGCTACATGTTTTATACGATCATGAAGGGTTAAAGAAAGGAATGGATGAGGGTATTAGTGAACATGGCTTACCATAAAACCTCACATTAGTGAACATGGCTTACCATAAAACCTCACGTGTGtcacaaaattaattaaaagcaaaaatcaaattcccATCCTCGAACcatgtgatatttttaaaaaataacaacatatatataaaagagtACACATGCTAAATTtctcaacaataaaacttaTATGTTCAATCCAATGTTAAAAAGTGAAAAACAGTTTAAAGAAATAGGCTAATTATGACTTTGTTTATAAAACCAACAATATGATTTCAAAGAAATATGATTGGGAGATCCAAAATAATAATTCTCTTTTATTGTGATATAAATAATCATACTAAATTTTTAGCAATCAATTAACTATTATTGGGAGCAATTATTGCCTTTGTTGGTAAAATAGTCAAAACGTGAAGTTTGAGCTgttgtatgatttaaaatattggaGTAACATTTGATAAAACAATAAGCGTTCGATCCTACAATTGTTATTCGACTAGACTTTGATTTTCATGGATCACAAGGAATGCAATTATTGGTAGAGTGATTGTTCGAAGTAATAATTGCCTTGTTACGATATCAATCGAAGCGTGACGCACCgttaccactagctataacttttgtTAAAGTGAAAACGCATGATTGGATATGCATGTTAAGTTTCTCAACAAAAAATTATAGAAACTGCATGTTCATCCAATGTTATCATGTGAAAAGCAATTAAAAGAGATATACTTAATTATTTACAATTGATTGcaataaaacataatataatTGGGAGATCCAAGGTAATGATTATTCTTTTAATGTAGCTATCatgttataattttaataatcagTTATCTAAATAACATGTAATCACATTTTCCCTACAAATGTTTATTTCTTTTATTAGTCAAATGACAATACTTTGCCACTGCAATTAATAGTCTAATCTGCAGGTCGAAAATGACTTGGGGGTTCTATTGCCTGAGGTTTCGAACCTTCTTCAATACCGAATATCAAAAGATAACATTGGTAAATTTATATCTTTTACTTGTACTCCAGTTCGGGATGATAATATTGTGGGAGAACCAAGAGCTTGTATTGGACAAGAACGTGTTCGTCCAGGTAACTGCTAATGCGATCGATGGTTTGCACTCTCAAAGAGAGTTTGTGCCTTatatccatctttcttttttgcCTCTATTTTCTCATTTGGAACTTTCTATGTTTTCAACTTATGAAGATGTCGGATCCTTAATACAGGATTAAGTTTAGATCTCTTGATTAATGCAAGCCTTTGAAATCTCGTACCTGAATTCTGACCACGAGATAGGACGAGTGACTTGTGTTTTTTCTAAATATTTAttgatattgaaaaatataatagtATCCAATGCATTTATTCACTTCAAAATTATTCATTGGTATGGTGTAATATATTTCTATATTCTTACTTTTAGGAGGGAAGGCAGACATCAAAACACACACTCTAGTAATGTCTGATATCTGTCCCCGGTTTGTCTGTCTATGCGCCTTTTGATACTCCACATTTGTGGCTTGAAGAAGAGTTTCTAATGCAAAAATCTATTACTTGAAGTTGATCTCATTTTAACTTTTCCCCTTCCATGTTTCATTATTAGGAAGCCCAAGGTTGCTCTCTCTTCAAATTATTGGAACTGAAGTTGAAGGCACAACACTTAATGTTGAGAAGAGATACTGGGGTGGTGAAGAGGGCCAGTCAATTCACCGCTGGTTCCGGGTATATGATTTGGTTTATGAGTGTCCGTGACGGCCATTTCTTTCTtttgatcaaataattttgtatttgaaaaaCTTGTGCATATTTGTTCAGCTAATCAAGCTATAGTTTGATGTTTTCACCCAAAAATCTATGTGCTTTAATAAATGTTTTTGCACAATTAACATGTCAGAAATTGTCGATAATGCCTGCTATTTCTCATGTAGACTAATTATAGGGGCTCATGTTGCAGACTAGTTCCACCGGCACTCACAGCGAAATCAGTGGTGCTATTGCTTCATCATATACCCTCTCTGTTGATGATATCGATTTCTTCATTTCATTGTCATGTGAGCCAATTCGAAATGATGGTGCCCGTGGTCCAATTGTCCATTCTGAACAAGTGGGACCCATTGTGCCTGGTAATCTTAGAGAATACACAGTTTTTTTTCCATGCTGGGCTTGATTCATATTTCTATTGACATAGTTTTCGGTCATTACTCTTGGAAGTGACTGTACATTGAGCTATGACCTTTATTTTGAAAGGACCGCCAACATCCCATTCACTGGAATTTCATGGATCCCTCATTGAAGGAGAACGAATAAACTTCACTGCTTCTTACAGCGGAGGGTGAGCCTCTGTGGAAGCCCCATTTGAAACTGCATTTACTGTCTCTTTATTAACTTCACGTTGCATTGTTGTGACCTTTTATTTTTTCAGGGTGAAGGGTGATTGCTTGTATGAGTGGTTTAGAGTAAATATCAATGGTCACAAAGAAAAACTAAGTGCTGGTGGTAAATACTTTACTTATGTTTCATTTGCTGGGATGCTTGTTTAACTGTTAAGATGAACAACAAATTATCTCTACAGAATTTTTAGATTTAACCTTGGATGATGTGGGAGGATGTGTGGAACTTATTTATACTCCTGTACGTTCGGATGGATTGAAGGGGTTGACCAGGAAACTGGTTTCTAGTCCTGTTGTGCCCGGTGAGTAGTTCTTCTTTGTTAtttgttgcaaatatttttatattctcTTCTCAAACACATTTTCCACGTTCTTATTCTTATTGCCCAGTGGAAAAATGTCTTGCCCCCCATGAATATTGCTCTTTAGTGCTAAACTCTTGTTTTTACTTTGACCCTGTGAGCCTGAAACTCATTGATTCTATAATGTTTTATTCAGTCAtagtttttgattatttgtctTTCCGGGGCACAAAGGTGTGAGCTGGTATCAGTGATTAAATACCAATAAGTATGCATGTCACATGGATGATTATATGTAAAAGCTTCGCTCTCTGCTGTTTTCCGTTTTTCTTTTTACTCTTACCATACTTTTCTTTcaacataattatttttatcatttcccCCAGGGCAACACATGTAGAAACTTTTGCTCCAAGTCTAAAAAAATTGCTAATGTATGCAGGGGAGCCTGTAGGCATTGAATTGGTGATTCCTGATTGCTGTGAGGGCCAGGAAGTGGTCCCTGAAACCAGGTATTTTGGAGGGCAAGAAGGTGTCGGGAAATATAGCTGGCTACGATCAAAGTATAAGCTTCACGGTTCTGCCCTTATGGAACTGGCGGACAATGTTGACAATGCTGATATCCTTGGTCCTGCACTGTAAGTATTTTATCTGGTGGCAAGTCTCAAGTTTTGATTTTTGCACCACTACAATTTCATCGAACTATTTATTTTTGCCTCAGTACTTATACTCCATCTCTTGAAGATGTTGGATCTTTTGTAGCCATGTGTTGGCTCCCACAACGGTCAGATGGAAAATATGGAAACGCTTTGGTATCAATTTGTGAATCTCCAGTAACTCCAGGTAAAATCTTAGATCCCTGCCCCCTTTACTGTTCAgtttttttgttgatttttgCTTGAAAAGATACCCTGATCACATGAGTATATTCTATATCGCTTTAATTTGTTTCCCCTATATCTGAGATTAGTGAAAGCTTAATAAATCTGGTTTTATTAATCCTTTTTTTGGATAATATCCTCCTGGATATTATCATCATATAACCATTTTCTTGCTCAAATTCCCAGTCATGTCAGTTCTTGCCTAAACTTTTTATCCGTTCTAATTTTGGAGGAATTATATTGTGTGACAGCTCTTCCAGTAGTTAGTAATGTTTGCGTGAAAAAGTTGTCTTCAAGTGCTTATGTTGGCGAAGGAGAGTACTTTGGAGGATATGAAGGATTGAGCTTGTTTAGCTGGTATAGAGAATCTGATGAGGGAACAATTGTTCTCATCAGTGGAGCTAATTCTAAATCTTATGAAGTTTCAGATGAAGATTATAATTGCAAATTGTTGTTTGGGTAACTATTCTTGCTCTTTCATTTAAAGTATAATGATATGTAGTGAGATGCTGACAAATTTGTTCGCAAGGCTTGCTGGATTACTTCCAAAAATACCTGCCATGCAACTTGAAAATTCTTAccaaattattttatgcatttgacTTGAATAAATTCATTGTGTATTGCCCCGAAAAAGAATTTGCCATTTGGTGTTTGTGAGATGTTCCTTCAAAATTCTCATAAACAAATTATTCACTTGTCAAATCATCATTACATTAGTAAATGACAATAAATTCTCATTATTTTCCTTTTACTACTTTGTTGCTCATATCTCGAACAAGTGTCACATACAATATTACTCCATTTACTATAACACCAATTTTGTGAACACACCGGCAGTGTGCATCTGAGTCTAAGCCGGTAGAaagtttatatttaatatttagcGCCGTGACACTTTCTTCgtcataaattatatttctttctAGAACCAAGCAGACATAGCTTTTTCATAATTTGGTGCTTTTAAGACTGTTTAAGCACTGGCACAGAGGTAAGCACTTCCATAATATTAACAAACATCTCAAGAATGGTCATTTCACCAAAAACACCAAACTACATTGGTGTTATGATATTATTTGCTTCAATAAGCTATTTCTCACAAATTGTCATTCATAGTAGTAAGTACCAAACAGTGTTAGTATTATGACCTTATTTGCATCTATAAACGCTTCCGACTCCTGAAGGCAGAACTGCAAATACATTCATCCAGGTATTGTTAGGTAAACTGTTTGCGTAGAAGTTGTCGAGACCTGTTTAGTTCAAGTTGGACTAAAACTAGAGTATATTGTATCTTATTAAGAAAAGGCAAATAAAATTATCTCAGGAGATCATATTTCACGAGCATGCAATTACAATTTTTCTATATAGGCAGCCAAGTACTTTGAAATGCTATACCACACTCCAGTTTATCGCCTGCTGAAGAATTCTTTTAAAGCAGATGTTTCTTTCATCTTGCAGGTATACA
This window contains:
- the LOC142518862 gene encoding 187-kDa microtubule-associated protein AIR9; the encoded protein is MEVVPTIQSTKDSVDLRQNTREKQSGTEESAHMMHTPGLLEEPSSDTLKKVSKVNKQKSITTPTSCSVIDGIPNRKTETKSASESKIKEAQSTLTKPTRSSASRTSESVPFSRRSSTGGLSEKQLISIAKRETGESGTAASKRTTSLGSETLRKSLPEFRRSSVLSVGAKHATRLGITETRRLAPVSPVAETPRTPTSSDLREQDSSKKIPVRSSSSVSSKRITSPSLVSFGSSSSVRKSVANVSSPSTRSSSVSNGSKSGILLTSLDKSSSLYSRMKVGTPESKDFRLMMLPQVEVKAGDDMRLDLRGHKIRNLNTGKLKLSPHLEFVYLRDNMLSTLDGIEVLQRLKVLDLSFNDFKGPGFEPLQNCKALQQLYLAGNQITSLKSLPELPNLEFLSVAQNKLKSLSMASQPRLQVLAASKNKISTLKGFPYLPALEHLRVEENPILKMSRLEAASILLVGPTLKKFNDRDLSREEIGIAKRYPSHTALCIRSGWELCRPEQAADSTFKFLLEQWKEQLPSGYLLKKAFVDQPFEEDACHCHFEFVSDKTESSDSELELKYQWFIGERTPNFSAVNGAVREVFIPSRNDIGRVLKVECTPVVGGTEYPTIFAISSPVFPGTGIPKVINIDVHGELVEGNTLKGYAEVVWCGGTPGKGVASWLRRRWNSSPVVITGAEEEEYQLTLDDVDSCLVYMYTPVTDEGTKGEPQYAITEYVKAAPPSVSNVQVIGEAVEECTIRGVGEYFGGRQGPIKFEWLREDKDTGVFTSVSTGTNEYTLSREDIGRRLTFVYTPVNFEGKEGKSLSASSEMVKRAPPKASNLKIIGGLEEGSKISVTAIVIGGTEASSRVQWFKSNSSRFEGDNGLDALSTSKIAKAYRIPLGAVGKYLIAKFTPMTPDGEAGEPAYVTSETSVVALPPTLNFLSITGDYSEGGILTASYGYVGGHEGKSIYNWYIHEVENDLGVLLPEVSNLLQYRISKDNIGKFISFTCTPVRDDNIVGEPRACIGQERVRPGSPRLLSLQIIGTEVEGTTLNVEKRYWGGEEGQSIHRWFRTSSTGTHSEISGAIASSYTLSVDDIDFFISLSCEPIRNDGARGPIVHSEQVGPIVPGPPTSHSLEFHGSLIEGERINFTASYSGGVKGDCLYEWFRVNINGHKEKLSAGEFLDLTLDDVGGCVELIYTPVRSDGLKGLTRKLVSSPVVPGEPVGIELVIPDCCEGQEVVPETRYFGGQEGVGKYSWLRSKYKLHGSALMELADNVDNADILGPALTYTPSLEDVGSFVAMCWLPQRSDGKYGNALVSICESPVTPALPVVSNVCVKKLSSSAYVGEGEYFGGYEGLSLFSWYRESDEGTIVLISGANSKSYEVSDEDYNCKLLFGYTPVRSDSVLGELRLSEPTDVIFPEVPRIELLALTGKAVEGGVLTALEVIPSTHSQHNVWEKYKKEVRYQWFCSSETENDLSFYPFPSQRSCSYKVRFEDIGRCLRCECIVTDVFGRSSEPAYAETDPVLPGVPRMGKLEIEGRGFHTNLYAVRGIYSGGKEGKSRIQWLSSMVGSPDLIAIPGETGRMYEANVDDVGYRLVAIYTPVRDDGVEGQSVSASTDPVAVEPDVLKEVKQKLDLGSVKFEVLFDKDRSPKKIPGMGSLERRILEVNRKRIKVVKPGSKTSFPAVEIRGSYTPPFHVELFRNDQHRLRIVIDGENEVDLMLQTRHLRDVIVLVIRGFAQRFNSTPLNTLLKIDM